In the Elioraea tepida genome, one interval contains:
- a CDS encoding ferredoxin--NADP reductase, giving the protein MSPDVFPVAERPAPTGTLFVETVLSVHHWTETLFTLTATRDPAFRFENGQFTMIGIPVDGKPLLRAYSMVSANYEETLEFLSIKVPNGPLTSRLMHIRQGDPLFVGRKPTGTLVIDYLLPGRTLFLLATGTGIAPFMSIIKDPATYERFERIVLTHTCRHGAELAYRDWITTELPRHELLGELASAQLTYYPTVTRDGPGPWREGRITDLIASGTLFDDLGRGGFDPASDRIMICGGPEMLADCRRIAEAAGFEEGSSGRPGTYVIEKAFVEK; this is encoded by the coding sequence ATGAGCCCCGACGTCTTTCCCGTCGCCGAGCGCCCCGCGCCGACCGGCACCCTGTTCGTCGAGACGGTCCTGTCGGTGCACCACTGGACCGAGACGCTGTTCACGCTGACCGCGACGCGCGACCCGGCTTTCCGGTTCGAGAACGGTCAGTTCACGATGATCGGCATACCGGTCGACGGCAAGCCGCTCCTGCGTGCCTATTCGATGGTCTCCGCCAATTACGAGGAGACGCTCGAGTTCCTCTCGATCAAGGTGCCGAACGGGCCGCTCACGTCGCGGCTGATGCACATCCGCCAGGGCGACCCGCTCTTTGTCGGCCGCAAGCCCACCGGCACGCTCGTGATCGACTATCTCCTGCCGGGCCGGACCCTGTTCCTGCTCGCGACCGGCACCGGCATCGCCCCGTTCATGTCGATCATCAAGGACCCGGCGACCTATGAGCGCTTCGAGCGGATCGTGCTCACTCACACCTGTCGGCACGGCGCGGAACTCGCCTATCGCGACTGGATCACCACCGAGCTGCCGCGCCACGAGCTGCTCGGCGAGCTGGCGTCGGCGCAGCTCACCTACTACCCGACGGTGACGCGCGACGGCCCCGGGCCCTGGCGCGAGGGGAGGATCACCGACCTGATCGCCTCCGGAACGCTCTTCGACGACCTCGGCCGCGGCGGGTTCGATCCGGCGTCGGACCGGATCATGATCTGCGGCGGGCCGGAGATGCTGGCAGACTGCCGCCGGATCGCAGAGGCCGCGGGCTTCGAGGAGGGGTCCTCTGGCCGCCCGGGCACCTACGTGATCGAGAAGGCCTTCGTCGAGAAATAG
- a CDS encoding amidohydrolase family protein, giving the protein MALAAAHEKQVGKLVVRNVGLMLSGRFDAPLLEADTLVAEGGRITAVGREGDVDTEGARVVIDAKGCALAPGLIDNHVHTVFGDWTPRQNQLGWIEGCVHGGVTTMISAGEVHLPGRPRDPAGTKALAIVARRAFENFRPLGMRVIAGAVIPERGLTEADFAEMARAGVVLMGEIGLGTVTGAEEAREMVGWARAHGMTTVTHVGGPSVPGSSYIGADVVLAADSDVASHINGGPTSLDTAQITRICEATTRAVEIIHNGNLRTGLFAMRTMLELGKESQLTIGTDAPAGSGVQPLGMLRMVSLLSSLGEVAPERVWAWASGNVARVRRLDTGTIAPGMSADFVLMDRPQGSDGRNVLDALAKGDLAGIGMVVIEGVQRIGRSRNTPPAERVPEVVV; this is encoded by the coding sequence ATGGCTCTCGCCGCCGCGCACGAGAAGCAGGTCGGGAAACTTGTGGTCCGCAATGTCGGGCTGATGCTTTCGGGGCGTTTCGACGCGCCGCTGCTCGAGGCCGACACCCTCGTCGCCGAGGGAGGGCGGATCACGGCCGTCGGCCGGGAGGGAGATGTCGATACGGAAGGCGCGCGCGTGGTCATCGACGCCAAGGGCTGCGCCCTCGCGCCGGGGCTGATCGACAACCACGTCCACACCGTCTTCGGCGACTGGACCCCGCGGCAGAACCAGCTCGGTTGGATCGAGGGCTGCGTGCACGGTGGCGTGACGACGATGATCTCCGCGGGCGAGGTGCACTTGCCGGGGCGGCCGCGCGACCCGGCCGGAACGAAGGCGCTCGCGATCGTCGCCCGACGCGCGTTTGAGAATTTCCGCCCCTTGGGAATGCGCGTGATCGCCGGAGCGGTGATCCCCGAACGCGGGCTGACGGAGGCCGATTTCGCCGAGATGGCGCGCGCGGGCGTGGTTCTGATGGGCGAGATCGGCCTCGGAACGGTCACCGGCGCGGAGGAGGCGCGCGAGATGGTCGGCTGGGCGCGGGCGCACGGGATGACGACGGTGACGCATGTCGGCGGCCCGTCCGTGCCCGGCTCGAGCTATATCGGCGCGGATGTGGTGCTCGCCGCCGACAGCGATGTCGCAAGCCACATCAATGGCGGCCCGACCAGCCTCGACACGGCCCAGATCACGCGGATCTGCGAAGCGACCACCCGCGCTGTCGAGATCATCCACAACGGCAACCTGCGCACCGGCCTGTTCGCGATGCGCACCATGCTCGAGCTCGGCAAGGAGTCGCAGCTCACCATCGGCACCGACGCCCCCGCGGGCTCGGGCGTGCAGCCGCTCGGCATGCTGCGCATGGTGAGCCTCCTCTCCTCCCTCGGCGAGGTCGCGCCCGAGCGCGTCTGGGCCTGGGCGTCGGGCAATGTGGCGCGGGTGCGGCGGCTCGACACGGGGACGATCGCGCCCGGGATGAGCGCCGATTTCGTGCTGATGGACCGGCCACAAGGATCGGACGGGCGCAACGTGCTCGATGCGCTCGCCAAGGGCGATCTCGCCGGCATCGGCATGGTGGTGATCGAGGGCGTGCAGAGAATCGGCCGCAGCCGCAACACCCCGCCGGCGGAACGCGTGCCGGAGGTCGTCGTGTGA
- a CDS encoding GNAT family N-acetyltransferase, whose translation MEHPPLGPEVDATPRPLPARIAHRGRSVDLEPLHLRHAADLWRAAQGADASWTYLGYGPFADEASMRRQVGTLAAQHDPMFFAVRPHRSGLVEGWLAFMEICPFDGAIEVGHIWFPPCLARTRAATEAMVLLFRHAMDDLGYRRLVWKCDALNAPSRRAAERLGFVYEGTHRNHRIVKGRSRDTAWYSIVDSEWPARRDAMLAWLDDSNFDANGIARRPLASFRV comes from the coding sequence ATGGAGCATCCTCCCCTCGGTCCGGAGGTCGACGCTACGCCGCGGCCGCTTCCGGCCCGGATCGCGCACCGGGGCCGGTCGGTTGATCTCGAGCCGCTTCACCTCCGCCACGCCGCCGATCTCTGGCGCGCGGCCCAAGGCGCGGACGCGAGCTGGACCTATCTCGGCTACGGCCCCTTCGCCGACGAGGCGTCGATGCGCCGGCAGGTGGGCACGCTCGCCGCCCAGCACGACCCGATGTTCTTTGCGGTCCGGCCGCATCGCTCAGGGCTCGTCGAGGGCTGGCTCGCTTTCATGGAGATCTGCCCCTTCGACGGCGCGATCGAGGTCGGGCACATCTGGTTCCCGCCCTGCCTCGCGCGCACTCGCGCCGCCACGGAGGCGATGGTGCTCCTTTTCCGCCACGCGATGGACGATCTCGGCTACCGGCGGCTCGTCTGGAAATGCGACGCCCTCAACGCCCCGAGCCGGCGTGCGGCCGAACGCCTCGGTTTCGTGTATGAGGGCACGCATCGCAACCACCGGATCGTGAAAGGGCGGTCGCGCGACACGGCGTGGTATTCCATCGTCGACAGTGAGTGGCCGGCGCGGCGCGACGCCATGCTCGCCTGGCTCGACGACTCGAACTTCGACGCGAACGGCATCGCAAGACGGCCGCTCGCGTCATTCCGCGTCTAG